GATTCTAAAATTTCCTACTCATTCTCGGACGCCAAAAAGACGTAATAAAAAGAGaatgagaaatgagaatgGAGGAACTGAAAACCTGGAAAGGCGAGAAATGCGTCGAGCAGGAGCGGAGGTCTGAGAGTGAAGGCTCGATTTGAGCTGAGAGAGTTCTGATGCAAGAGACGTCTTGTTGAGATTGCATGTGAAGGGTTGTAATCGGGACGATAACCTAGAGACAACCTTATAGGACGCCATTGGAGAAGCTTCGAGCTTTGTAGCTACCGCTGCTGCTAAGCTTTGGGTTTGGGGGTTTTGCTCGTACTGCCACTGTCATTGTAGTGTGTGTGACGACTGAAAGGTTTA
Above is a genomic segment from Prunus dulcis chromosome 7, ALMONDv2, whole genome shotgun sequence containing:
- the LOC117634918 gene encoding uncharacterized protein LOC117634918: MASYKVVSRLSSRLQPFTCNLNKTSLASELSQLKSSLHSQTSAPARRISRLSRLPSELGSVGSMMPLHSAVASARLISSLSIESQSWGLVPQGISMPL